From Brevibacillus marinus, a single genomic window includes:
- the preA gene encoding NAD-dependent dihydropyrimidine dehydrogenase subunit PreA: MADLRINLAGIESPNPFWLASAPPTNTGYQVQRAFEAGWGGAVWKTLGDPIINTTSRFAALHYGSRRVVGFNNIELITDRPLEVNLKEIAETKKRFPQHALIASLMVEPKREKWHEIVKAVEAVGVDGLELNFGCPHGMAERGMGSAVGQQPDLVRQQTEWVKEVAETPVIVKLTPNITDIRYTARAACEGGADAVSMINTINSLMGVDLDSWLPIPHVDGKGAHGGYCGPAVKPIALNMVAECARDPQVTVPISGIGGISSWRDAVEFLLMGASGVQVCTAVMHHGFRIVEDMIDGLNNYLDQRGIASVREIVGKAVHTYSDWNNLNLHYKVVARINEESCINCNKCHIACEDASHQCIEIVQDEQTGREKLVVREEDCVGCNLCAIVCPVEGTIEMVEVPTGLPPLSWNQRQAALAAQAKRSAG, from the coding sequence ATGGCAGATTTGCGGATCAATTTGGCCGGGATCGAATCGCCGAACCCGTTTTGGCTGGCGTCCGCGCCGCCGACCAACACCGGGTACCAGGTGCAGCGGGCATTCGAGGCCGGGTGGGGCGGTGCGGTCTGGAAGACGCTGGGAGACCCGATCATCAACACCACCTCCCGCTTTGCGGCCCTGCACTACGGGAGCAGGCGGGTCGTCGGGTTTAACAACATCGAGCTGATCACCGACCGGCCGCTGGAGGTTAACCTGAAGGAAATCGCCGAGACCAAGAAGCGGTTTCCCCAACATGCGCTGATCGCTTCCTTGATGGTGGAACCGAAGCGAGAGAAGTGGCACGAGATCGTCAAGGCGGTGGAAGCGGTTGGCGTGGACGGATTGGAACTGAATTTCGGCTGTCCGCACGGGATGGCCGAACGGGGCATGGGCTCGGCCGTGGGACAGCAGCCCGATCTGGTCCGACAGCAGACCGAATGGGTCAAAGAAGTAGCCGAGACGCCGGTGATTGTCAAGCTGACTCCCAACATCACCGATATTCGCTACACGGCCCGTGCCGCCTGCGAAGGGGGCGCGGACGCGGTCAGCATGATCAACACGATCAACAGTCTGATGGGCGTTGACCTGGACAGCTGGCTGCCGATCCCCCATGTGGATGGCAAAGGGGCGCATGGCGGGTACTGCGGACCGGCGGTAAAACCGATTGCGCTCAACATGGTGGCGGAGTGCGCCCGCGATCCCCAGGTGACCGTACCGATTTCCGGGATCGGCGGGATTTCCAGCTGGCGCGACGCGGTGGAATTCCTGCTGATGGGTGCGAGCGGGGTTCAGGTTTGCACGGCGGTGATGCACCATGGATTCCGCATCGTCGAAGACATGATCGACGGCTTGAACAACTACCTGGACCAGCGCGGCATCGCGTCCGTGCGGGAGATCGTCGGCAAGGCGGTGCACACCTACTCCGACTGGAACAACCTGAATCTGCACTACAAAGTGGTGGCCCGGATCAACGAGGAGAGCTGCATCAACTGCAACAAGTGCCACATTGCCTGTGAAGACGCGTCCCATCAGTGTATCGAGATCGTCCAAGACGAGCAGACCGGCCGGGAAAAACTGGTCGTGCGCGAAGAGGACTGCGTCGGCTGCAACCTCTGCGCAATCGTCTGTCCGGTTGAAGGGACGATTGAGATGGTGGAGGTCCCGACCGGCCTGCCGCCCTTGAGCTGGAATCAGCGGCAGGCAGCGCTGGCCGCGCAGGCAAAGCGGAGTGCCGGCTGA